The stretch of DNA CGAACTCGCCGCCGCCGCCCTGTTGGCGGACGCGTCGTGCGGCCCCGGCCTGGTGACCACGGCGGACCGTTTCTTCCCCACGGGCTGGGACCGGTGGCGTGGAGACTTCGGAATGGCCGTGGGCGACGCGGCCACCGCGGTCGTGGTGCATCGGGGCGAGTACGCCACAGACCTCATGCTGCACGCCACGGGCACGGTCTCCGTACCCGAACTGGAAGAGATGCACCGGGGCGACGACACGTTCAACTACACGCCCCTGGAGCACAGCCCGGTGATCGATGTCCGGCGCACCAAGCGGACCTTCATCCGGCGCCACGGCATCGACCGGTTCTACAAGGCCGCTCACCAGGGCATCCGCGAGGCGGTGACGGAGAGTCTCGCCAACGCCGGACTTGAGGCCGACGATCCGCGGCTGCGCTGGGCGGTCCTGCCCCGGCTCGGAAGGAAGGCCATGGAGGAGGCGTACATCCCGCCGCTGACCCAGGTCACCCCCGCCGAACTCCTCGACTTCGGCAGGCCCACCGGCCACCTGGGAGCCGGCGACCTCAATGCCTCGCTGGCCCAGCTCAGCCGCGAACACCGCCTCAACTCCGGTGAATTCGCGCTGATCCTCAACAGCGGCGGCGGGTTCACCTTCAGCAGTTTCATCGTCGGGACGTCATGAACCGCGGCGCACCCGTCCGCGCCGGTGTATTCCGTTACACCACCGAGAGAGGAATCACCCCATGCCCATGGGTATTCTGCGAGTCGGCGCCCACGTGCCGACCGACGTCATCGACAACGCACGCATAGCCGAATGGACCGGAGCGCCCGCCGAGTGGGTCACGGAGCGCACGGGCATTCTTGAGCGGCGCTACGCGGGTGCGGACACCACGACATCTTCCCTCGCGGCCCATGCCGTGCGGCAGATCCTCGACGAGTCCCAGGACAGCGCGGAGCGTATCCGTGGCCTGATCGTCGCCACCTGCACACCGGACGTTCCCCAGCCCGCCACAGCCGCCATCCTCCAGGACCGACTGGGGCTGCGCGATGTCATGGCCTTCGACGTGAACGCCGTCTGCAGTGGCTTTCTCTACGGTCTCACGCTTGCCGAGGGGCTGTTGAACGGCATGGACCGGCAGGACCAGCTGCTGCTGGTGGGCGCCGACAAGTTCTCCACCATCATGGACCGCGCCGACAGGCGCACCGTCTCGCTGTTCGGTGACGGAGCGGGCGCCGTCCTGCTCGGCCACGTACCCGACGGTTACGGCGTGCTCGCCTCGCGACTCGTCTCCAACGGGGAGCTGCATCACTATGTGGGCGTCGAGGCGGGAGGTACCAGGGCGCCGCTCGATGAGGCGGCGCACACGGCCGGTGACCATCTGTTGCGCATGGACGGGCGGGCCGTGAAGGAATACGCGATCAGCACCATGCGCAAACTCATCGAGCAGGTTCTCGACGAGACCGGGCTCGCCGTTCAGGACATCGACCGGTTCGTTTTCCATCAGGCCAATACCCGGTTGTTGGAATTCTTCGCTTCCGATCTGGGCATCCCGCCGGACCGCGTTCCGTTGACCGCGCCCCGATGGGGCAATACGGCTGGCGCCTCCATCCCCCTCACCCTGCGGGCGTCGCTGGACGAGCGTCCGGTCGAGCGGGGCGGGCACGTCCTGTTCGCGGCGGTGGGCGGCGGTATGACGGCGGCGGCCACGATCCTGCGCTGGTACTAGGACAGGGAAACGAGGAACAGGGGGGAGAAGGAGATGCGTCTGGTGGGCCAGGTGGCCGTGGTCACCGGTGGCACAAGAGGCCTGGGCATGGCGATCGCCAGAGGATTCCTCGCCGAAGGGGCTTCGGTGGTCTGCGCGGCCCGCCGCCCGCACGACGTCGGGAAACTGGCGGCCGAGGCGCCGGACCGGGTGCTCCACCAACCCACGGATGTCACCGATGAGCAGTCCGTTCGCGACCTGATGGCTACGGCGGTACGCGTCTTCGGCGGACTCGACGTGCTGGTGTGCGGTGCGGGGACGAGCCGGGACGGGAAGGTGGTCCGACTCAGCCTGCCCGACTGGCAGGAGACGGTGGCCACCAACCTCACGGGTACGTTCCTGTGCGCCAAGGAGGCCGCCACGCACATGGTCGCCCGAGGTGCGGGCCGGATCATCACCGTGTCGTCCAGTCTGGCCGGCCGGGTCGCCGTCGGCGCCGCCGCGTACAGCGCCAGCAAGGCGGCGGTGGAGATGTTCACCAGGACCGCGGCGGCGGAACTCGGCCCCAAGGGTATAAATGTCAACTGTCTTTCCCCCGGGTATATAGACGAAGGCATGGGAAAGCGGTTCTCCGCTCGACCCGACCTCTGGGAAAAGCATTTGTCCCGCCTTTCCCTGAACCGCATGGGATTGGCTCACGAAATAGCGGACGGCGCGCTCTTCTTGGCCTCGGCGGAGAGTTCGTACATCAATGGGCACGTACTGGAGGTGAACGGTGGACTCGAATAGCAAGCGGCAGACGCGGACGAGGACATCGGTTCGCACACGGTTCGAGAAGGGGTACCTGTGAAGCGCACGACGGAGGAGCGGCTGGAAGACCTCGGGGATGGAGTATTCGCCTATGTCCAGCTCGACGGCGGCTGGTGTCTCAATAATTCAGGAATTATTGTGGGCGGGGACTCCACCGTGGTCGTCGACACGGCAGCGACTGTGCGGCGGGCCCGTCTGCTCCACGACACGGTGGCCAAACTGTCCGCACGGGAAGCGACGACCTTGGTGAATACACACCATCATGGTGATCACTGCTTCGGAAATTGTGTCTTCGGACCTGAGACGTCGATCGTCGCCCACGACCTGGCCCGCACCGAGCTGGCGGCGGGCGGCCTCGCCCTGCAGCAGCTGTGGCCGGACGTCGAATGGGGTGAGATCGAACTGCGGCTTCCCGACCTGACGTTCCCGAAGCGCCTCACCCTCCACCAGGGCGGGCACGAGATCGAACTGGTCCACGTCGGGCCGGCGCATACGACCAACGACATCGTGGTGTGGCTGCCCGGCCCGCGCGTGCTCTTCGCCGGCGATGTGGTCATGAACGGTGCGACACCCTTCGCGCTCATGGGCTCCGTGCAGGGCTCGCTCGACGCGGTCGAACGGCTGCGGGCGCTGAAGCCGCAGGTCATCGTGGGCGGTCACGGACGCGTGGGCGGAGCGGAACTCCTGGATGACACAGCCCGATACCTGCGGTGGATCCAACGGCTCGCGGCCGACGGCTTCGCCGCCGGCCTCACCCCGCTTGAGCTGGCCCGTGCGACCGAGCTGGGCGAGTTCGGTGAACTCCTCGACAGCGAACGCCTGGTCGGCAATCTGGTGCGCGCCTACGCGGAAGTCCGTGGTGGACAGCTCGGGGAACCCCTGGACGTCATGGCCGCGTTCGGTGAGATGGTCGAGTTTCACGGAAGTGCGCCGACGTGCTTCGCCTGAAGTTCCGTGCTGCGGCTCATGAACAGCGGATACGCCTCGTCCTCGTCCAGGATGGAGTCGTTCACCAGGATGGCCTGCCGCAGCGCCGACATGGCGGGCAGCGGGCCGAGGCCGAATTCGTCCGCCATGCGCGCGCGCAGCTGGTCGCACTGGGTGAGCGCGCGCGTCCGCTGCCCACACCGGTAGAGGGCGATGATGTAGAGCGCGTGCAGCCCCTCATGGAAGGGGTGCTCGGCGGTCAGACCGGCGAGATCCCCGAGAGCGTCCTGGTGCCTGCCCAGTCTCAGTTCGATTTCCAGGCGCCGCTCCAGGAGCATCTTCCTGGACTCTTCCAGCCGTGTGACCTCGGCGGAGAGCCTCGGCCCCGTCTGGACATCGGCGAAGGCCGGACCGCGCCAGAGGTTCAGCGCGTCGGTCAGCCGGGCGTGCGCGGTGAGACAGTCCCTGGCCTGGGCCGCTCGGTGCCCTTCCGCGGCCAGCCGGTCGTGCTCGGCGACGTCGTAGCGCCCTGCCCCGGGGGCGAGAAGATAGCCACTGCCGTCCCGGCGGAGTACGTCCTTCGGGTCGACGGGCTCGGCCGCGGACTGGTGCGCCGCACGGATGAGGCGCCGCAATTGCATCACGTACGTATGCACAGTGGTCGTCGCGGTCCTCGGTGGACGATCGTCCCACAGCTCCGAAATTATGGTGGAGCTCGATACGATATTCCCCCCGGAAGACCCGAGAAGGGCGAGCAGGGTACGAGGCTTTGCGGCTTTCGGAACGAGATTCTTTCCAGAATCCAGGACGGTGAAGGGGCCCAGTGCGAAGGTATCCACGAAAGAGTAATCCTCTGATTCGATTTACGGCCTGGCAGTCCCCGTTGACTGCTCGTGCACGGATTCTTCCCCAGGCAGGTAACCCGAGAAAGACTGCGCCGGTCCCGTGAAATCGGGACTTGACTGTACTAGGGGGTGGTAGTAGCTAAGCCGGGATTCGATTTCTCCAAAGTCCTCTGCGAGTGGAGCGATGACCGACTGTAGATGCCATCTGTCGTCCACGTTGTCAACGGATTCTGGAGTCTGTATGGAGCTTCGCTGGTATGCATCGACAGGTAATCGTCACGAAGGGGGCGGACATGCCCACTTCAATGGGTAGCGGAACGGGAATCACAGCGGAATTCAGGGAGGTAATGAGCCAGTGGGCGAGCGGCGTGGCGGTGGTCACCACGACCGGGCAGGACCGGCGATCGTACGGCTTCACGGCGAGCTCCTTCACGGTGGTGTCGCTGGAACCCGCGACCGTTCTGGTGTGCCTGGACCGCACGGCGGAGTGCGCACCGGCCTTCGGCCGCTCCCAGTGGCTGGCCGTCAGTATTCTCGGGGCCGGGCAGCGCGAGGTGGCACGCCGCTTCGCCCGCAAGGGCCACGACAAGTTCGCGGAGACGGACATCGAGCCGGGACGCTTCGGTGCCCCGCTCGTCAGTGGTGCGATAGGGACCTTGGAGTGCCGCACCGTGCGCCACCTGCCGGTCGGCGACCACATGGTGCTGATCGCGGAGGTCCACGCGGCCGGTCCGTGCGAGAGCGCGGTGGCCTCGGGCGAGGGGCCGCTCGTCTATCACCGACGTGCCTTCCACGCCCTCGGTCTCGATGTCCGTGCCAGCTGACCTCGGCTCCAGAGAGGCTCCTGATCCGGTCCACATACGGATGACAGCCTCGGCTCATGCGATCAATCGCCTTTCTCCTACCGGGTCAGGGCTCCCAGAGCGCGGGTATGGCGACGAGCCTGTACTCGCGGGACGAGGTGTTCACCGCAGCGATGGACCGGTTCTTCACCGCCGTCGGCGAGAGCGGCCGACGACTGCGCGCGGACTGGCTGTCCACTGAGCCGGACCTGCCCATGGACCATGTGCAGCGCTCACAACCACTGCTGTTCGCCATCGATCACGCCTACGCGTGCGTTCTGCGGTCCTGGGGCGTGACCCCCAGTGCCCTGCTCGGACACAGCATGGGTGAGGTGGTGGCCGGAGTCCTCGCCGGAGTCCTCGACTTCGAAGAGGTGGCGCGCCTGGTGTGGCGGCGCTGCGGGCAACTCGTCGACGCGCCCCCGGGGGGCATGCTGGCCGTGTCGGCCTCCCCCGACACCGTACGGTCGCACCTTCGGGGCCAGGTCGTCGTGGGAGGTGTGAACGCGCCGAAACAGACGATCGTCGCCGGTCCGGCCGCGCCGCTGCGGGAGGTGGCCAGGTCGCTGCGCGCCCAGGGGATCTCCTGCGCGGACGTGCCCTCGCGGACGCCTTTTCACAGCCCCGCCCTCGCGGGCTCCATCCAGGAGGACCGAAAGGCCTTCGCCCGGGTGACTTTGCGACCGCCAGCGCTGTCGGTCTTCTCCTGCTACACCGGCAGGAGACTGACCGACGAAGAAGCCGTCGACGCCGACTACTGGGCCGAGCAACCGACCCGGCCGGTCATGTTCTGGCCGGCGTTGGACGCGATGCTCACCGCCGCCGAGCATCTGGTGGTGGAAGCGGGACCCGGCCAGGTGCTGACGCGCCTGGCCCGCCGCCACCCCGCGGTGCGCGCCGGACGCGGCCGGGTCCTGCCACTGGCCCCTCCCGTGCCGGGTGACGAGGTCGCGTGGCTGGAGGCGGCGCGGGAGGTACTCACGGGGCTGACCACCGACCCGGTGACCGCGTCCGCGGTGCCCGTAGGCAGCCCTCACATCCCCTTGAACAAGACCGTGGAGGTCCTTGATGAGAACCACATTTCGTAGGAGTGCCGTGACGGTGGCCGTGGCCCTAGGCCTGAGTACGACGTGGTGTGTGAGCGCCTCGGGAGTGGACAGACCGAAGCCGTCCGGGGCGGACACGATCACCGCTCCGGCGGAGATGCACAAGCTCGACTTCCTGCTGGGCTCATGGAGATGCCCGACCACTGTCACGGCTCCCGGCGGGCCGTCCGAGACCAGCGTCGTGGTGGGGACCATCAAACCGGTGCTCGGCGGGGCCTGGTATCAGTGGGACGCGCTCAGGCTGCCCAACGAGCAGATGCCGGAGAAGGCGCTCTCCCGTTGGATGATCGGTGGATGGAACGCCGCGTCCGAGACGTTCACCGCGCTCTACACGGACGACCGGGGAACCCATGGCGAGGA from Streptomyces tsukubensis encodes:
- a CDS encoding ketoacyl-ACP synthase III family protein yields the protein MKLPAPLHLAAHAWYPPGRDLTEDAVLAGRVDPRTARELGYDGLLVSPDTAPPDMAVHAARPLLERISCPPDALGALFHASIHYQGHDIWSAPHYIARRLATAAQPIGLLQQCNGGATGIELAAAALLADASCGPGLVTTADRFFPTGWDRWRGDFGMAVGDAATAVVVHRGEYATDLMLHATGTVSVPELEEMHRGDDTFNYTPLEHSPVIDVRRTKRTFIRRHGIDRFYKAAHQGIREAVTESLANAGLEADDPRLRWAVLPRLGRKAMEEAYIPPLTQVTPAELLDFGRPTGHLGAGDLNASLAQLSREHRLNSGEFALILNSGGGFTFSSFIVGTS
- a CDS encoding 3-oxoacyl-ACP synthase III family protein, with the translated sequence MPMGILRVGAHVPTDVIDNARIAEWTGAPAEWVTERTGILERRYAGADTTTSSLAAHAVRQILDESQDSAERIRGLIVATCTPDVPQPATAAILQDRLGLRDVMAFDVNAVCSGFLYGLTLAEGLLNGMDRQDQLLLVGADKFSTIMDRADRRTVSLFGDGAGAVLLGHVPDGYGVLASRLVSNGELHHYVGVEAGGTRAPLDEAAHTAGDHLLRMDGRAVKEYAISTMRKLIEQVLDETGLAVQDIDRFVFHQANTRLLEFFASDLGIPPDRVPLTAPRWGNTAGASIPLTLRASLDERPVERGGHVLFAAVGGGMTAAATILRWY
- a CDS encoding SDR family NAD(P)-dependent oxidoreductase; translated protein: MRLVGQVAVVTGGTRGLGMAIARGFLAEGASVVCAARRPHDVGKLAAEAPDRVLHQPTDVTDEQSVRDLMATAVRVFGGLDVLVCGAGTSRDGKVVRLSLPDWQETVATNLTGTFLCAKEAATHMVARGAGRIITVSSSLAGRVAVGAAAYSASKAAVEMFTRTAAAELGPKGINVNCLSPGYIDEGMGKRFSARPDLWEKHLSRLSLNRMGLAHEIADGALFLASAESSYINGHVLEVNGGLE
- a CDS encoding MBL fold metallo-hydrolase, which translates into the protein MKRTTEERLEDLGDGVFAYVQLDGGWCLNNSGIIVGGDSTVVVDTAATVRRARLLHDTVAKLSAREATTLVNTHHHGDHCFGNCVFGPETSIVAHDLARTELAAGGLALQQLWPDVEWGEIELRLPDLTFPKRLTLHQGGHEIELVHVGPAHTTNDIVVWLPGPRVLFAGDVVMNGATPFALMGSVQGSLDAVERLRALKPQVIVGGHGRVGGAELLDDTARYLRWIQRLAADGFAAGLTPLELARATELGEFGELLDSERLVGNLVRAYAEVRGGQLGEPLDVMAAFGEMVEFHGSAPTCFA
- a CDS encoding AfsR/SARP family transcriptional regulator; its protein translation is MDTFALGPFTVLDSGKNLVPKAAKPRTLLALLGSSGGNIVSSSTIISELWDDRPPRTATTTVHTYVMQLRRLIRAAHQSAAEPVDPKDVLRRDGSGYLLAPGAGRYDVAEHDRLAAEGHRAAQARDCLTAHARLTDALNLWRGPAFADVQTGPRLSAEVTRLEESRKMLLERRLEIELRLGRHQDALGDLAGLTAEHPFHEGLHALYIIALYRCGQRTRALTQCDQLRARMADEFGLGPLPAMSALRQAILVNDSILDEDEAYPLFMSRSTELQAKHVGALP
- a CDS encoding flavin reductase family protein, whose protein sequence is MSQWASGVAVVTTTGQDRRSYGFTASSFTVVSLEPATVLVCLDRTAECAPAFGRSQWLAVSILGAGQREVARRFARKGHDKFAETDIEPGRFGAPLVSGAIGTLECRTVRHLPVGDHMVLIAEVHAAGPCESAVASGEGPLVYHRRAFHALGLDVRAS
- a CDS encoding acyltransferase domain-containing protein, whose product is MRSIAFLLPGQGSQSAGMATSLYSRDEVFTAAMDRFFTAVGESGRRLRADWLSTEPDLPMDHVQRSQPLLFAIDHAYACVLRSWGVTPSALLGHSMGEVVAGVLAGVLDFEEVARLVWRRCGQLVDAPPGGMLAVSASPDTVRSHLRGQVVVGGVNAPKQTIVAGPAAPLREVARSLRAQGISCADVPSRTPFHSPALAGSIQEDRKAFARVTLRPPALSVFSCYTGRRLTDEEAVDADYWAEQPTRPVMFWPALDAMLTAAEHLVVEAGPGQVLTRLARRHPAVRAGRGRVLPLAPPVPGDEVAWLEAAREVLTGLTTDPVTASAVPVGSPHIPLNKTVEVLDENHIS
- a CDS encoding DUF1579 family protein; translated protein: MSASGVDRPKPSGADTITAPAEMHKLDFLLGSWRCPTTVTAPGGPSETSVVVGTIKPVLGGAWYQWDALRLPNEQMPEKALSRWMIGGWNAASETFTALYTDDRGTHGEESTEPGAAQDGHMKFTGEYSMPTGKFEFIDEFTKISDDHFRDTISAKKGDQFVPAGSVECYRR